The proteins below come from a single Mesobacillus jeotgali genomic window:
- a CDS encoding class I SAM-dependent methyltransferase: MSISEAGEQNKRAWEHRAYEFWSRQYGKPEDFAVRLIENPLEQLKKHKSYFDNIDGKKIANLCGSNGRKAVPLALLGAEVTVFDISEENKQYALELAAHAKTSIEYIVTDLYDIDQIKYGGFFDILYLEGGILHYFHDLNRLMSLLFSMLKVDGLLVLSDFHPFRKCITKKTDGQYQVEDNYFNEEIHSGDVAFKHFYAEQEQENFPEVRVRHYTISEIINASIAAGFKLQKFEEHRGWNGENIPWEFTIAARK, encoded by the coding sequence ATGAGCATCAGCGAAGCAGGAGAACAGAACAAAAGAGCCTGGGAACATCGGGCGTATGAATTTTGGAGCAGGCAATATGGAAAACCAGAGGATTTTGCTGTGCGGCTCATTGAAAATCCTCTAGAACAGCTAAAGAAACACAAGTCGTATTTTGATAACATTGATGGAAAAAAGATTGCCAATCTTTGTGGTTCAAACGGCAGAAAAGCAGTGCCTTTAGCTTTATTGGGTGCGGAAGTTACAGTATTTGATATATCAGAGGAGAATAAACAGTATGCGTTAGAACTGGCAGCCCACGCAAAGACATCAATCGAGTATATTGTCACAGACCTATATGATATCGATCAAATCAAATATGGCGGCTTCTTTGATATCCTTTACCTCGAAGGCGGCATCTTACATTACTTCCACGATCTTAACCGCTTAATGTCCTTGCTTTTTTCGATGCTAAAAGTTGATGGTTTGTTGGTTTTAAGCGATTTCCATCCTTTTAGAAAATGTATTACGAAGAAAACAGACGGTCAGTACCAAGTTGAAGATAACTATTTTAATGAAGAGATACATAGCGGAGATGTAGCCTTTAAACATTTTTATGCTGAGCAAGAGCAAGAAAACTTTCCTGAAGTTCGTGTCAGACACTACACGATCAGTGAAATTATTAATGCTTCCATTGCAGCAGGATTCAAACTGCAAAAATTCGAAGAACATCGCGGTTGGAATGGTGAAAATATTCCATGGGAATTCACTATTGCTGCGAGGAAATAA
- a CDS encoding NUDIX hydrolase has protein sequence MKWKKLKSEYLYKSPFGNLRKDKCQLPNGSVLNEYYVNEYSDWVNAIVITKENKVVLVEQYRHAGSELYLEIPAGKMEENETNEDGILRELREETGFTSRIRPIKLGEFMVNPATQTNKVITYLIVDAYKESDQDLDANEDVNVHLYDFNEFGKALKENLLNTQLFTAYAYYMAKDFIAENFEQHRIL, from the coding sequence ATGAAGTGGAAAAAATTAAAATCGGAGTACCTTTATAAATCGCCTTTTGGAAATTTGAGAAAGGATAAATGTCAGCTTCCAAATGGATCTGTTCTAAATGAATACTATGTGAATGAATACTCTGATTGGGTTAACGCCATCGTCATCACCAAAGAAAATAAGGTTGTACTTGTTGAACAATATCGCCACGCCGGCAGTGAACTGTATTTGGAAATTCCTGCAGGTAAAATGGAAGAAAACGAAACAAACGAAGATGGAATACTAAGAGAATTAAGGGAAGAAACAGGATTTACTTCAAGAATCAGACCAATAAAGTTAGGTGAATTTATGGTCAACCCAGCCACTCAAACGAATAAGGTCATTACTTATCTTATAGTTGATGCTTATAAAGAATCGGACCAAGATTTAGATGCCAATGAAGATGTTAATGTGCATTTGTATGATTTCAATGAGTTTGGAAAGGCGTTAAAAGAAAACTTACTTAATACCCAGCTCTTTACCGCATATGCCTATTATATGGCAAAGGATTTTATTGCTGAAAACTTTGAACAACATAGAATTTTATGA
- a CDS encoding SdpI family protein has product MNEGLLFGAVIIIAGIILSLFPPKKINRIYGYRTVSSMRNKENWDIANKYSSSLMIIFGIVILLISFIFKSTMINLITLGVSILLIFILVETKISK; this is encoded by the coding sequence TTGAATGAAGGGTTATTATTTGGAGCTGTTATCATAATAGCTGGGATCATACTTTCTTTATTTCCGCCTAAAAAGATTAACCGCATTTATGGATACAGAACTGTGAGTTCAATGAGAAATAAAGAAAATTGGGATATAGCAAATAAATATAGCAGCAGTTTAATGATTATTTTCGGAATAGTTATACTTTTAATTTCATTTATTTTTAAAAGTACAATGATAAATCTAATAACGCTTGGCGTTTCAATATTACTTATTTTTATTTTAGTTGAAACTAAAATTTCAAAGTGA
- a CDS encoding alpha/beta fold hydrolase translates to MSLPAIARNTLGIIGLPFTLWNLSMNKKNKVSPPGQIFKTSLSEVHAIVSGDGPVTVILEAGFSSTSIDWCYIQPEISKVARVISYDRGSYGWSRTKRKTMTSLDSVEEIREILSHLKIKPPYILVGHSFGALSMRLFASMYPDEVGGLILEDAAHENQYVFSQENIKRIKKFKTLVTFGYITSLVGIPRMLKQKIGRKFLAKEYDDSLNYIGYTPGAYKSAYQEYVDSITSASQLLTSRPLRQDLPVIVISAKKQPESWKKNQLLLTDLTNNTEQIEADTGHSVHLENPKIVIDSILKLIRIINHSNNVGINKSS, encoded by the coding sequence ATGAGTTTACCTGCGATAGCTAGAAATACACTAGGCATTATTGGCTTGCCTTTTACGCTCTGGAACTTATCTATGAATAAAAAAAACAAAGTTAGCCCGCCTGGTCAGATCTTTAAAACGAGTTTATCAGAGGTGCACGCAATTGTGAGCGGGGATGGACCTGTCACTGTCATACTTGAAGCAGGGTTTAGTTCAACCTCTATTGATTGGTGTTATATACAACCAGAAATTTCTAAGGTCGCACGTGTGATTTCATACGATCGAGGGAGTTACGGATGGAGCAGGACGAAGAGGAAAACTATGACCTCTTTAGATAGTGTCGAGGAAATTAGGGAAATCCTTAGTCATCTCAAAATAAAACCACCTTATATACTCGTGGGCCATTCATTTGGCGCACTTTCTATGAGACTCTTCGCAAGTATGTACCCAGATGAGGTTGGGGGGCTTATATTAGAAGATGCTGCACACGAGAATCAGTATGTGTTTTCTCAGGAAAATATTAAACGTATAAAGAAATTTAAGACGCTTGTGACATTTGGATATATTACCTCATTAGTCGGTATACCAAGAATGTTAAAACAGAAGATAGGCCGAAAATTCCTTGCAAAGGAATATGATGATTCACTTAATTATATCGGATATACGCCAGGAGCATATAAATCAGCATACCAAGAATATGTGGATTCCATTACATCCGCTTCACAACTATTAACTTCTCGACCACTACGGCAGGATTTACCTGTTATTGTGATCAGTGCAAAAAAACAACCTGAAAGTTGGAAGAAAAATCAGCTGCTGTTAACCGATTTAACCAACAATACTGAGCAGATTGAAGCAGATACTGGGCACTCCGTTCATCTTGAAAACCCAAAGATTGTTATAGACAGTATTTTAAAATTAATAAGAATAATCAACCATTCTAATAACGTGGGAATTAACAAATCATCATAA
- a CDS encoding GNAT family N-acetyltransferase has translation MIKENFPVIQTERLILRQITQDDAEDIFKYLSDENVMKYYGLEPFKTIDEALEEIEWYQSTHDEDSGIRWGITLKENGKVIGSCGFLNKVPQHYRSDIGFELSTDYWGQGIAGEALAAVIQYGFEQLNLYRIQALIEPPNISSQKLVENNGFIKEGLLRNYEFTCGKFDDLFMYSIIKQDFETNSI, from the coding sequence ATGATAAAAGAAAATTTCCCGGTTATTCAAACTGAAAGATTGATTTTAAGACAAATAACACAAGATGATGCAGAAGATATTTTTAAGTATCTTTCAGATGAAAATGTGATGAAATATTATGGTTTGGAACCCTTTAAAACAATTGATGAGGCATTGGAGGAGATTGAGTGGTATCAATCAACCCATGATGAGGATTCTGGAATTAGATGGGGAATTACCTTAAAAGAGAACGGAAAGGTGATTGGCAGTTGTGGTTTCTTAAACAAAGTTCCACAGCACTACCGTTCCGATATTGGGTTTGAATTAAGTACGGACTATTGGGGACAAGGGATTGCTGGAGAGGCGTTGGCCGCTGTCATACAATACGGATTTGAACAATTGAACCTGTATCGGATCCAAGCATTGATTGAACCCCCTAATATTTCTTCGCAAAAGCTTGTTGAAAACAATGGCTTTATTAAAGAAGGTCTTTTGAGAAATTACGAATTTACTTGTGGGAAATTTGATGATTTATTCATGTATTCAATCATTAAGCAAGATTTTGAGACAAACTCAATTTAA
- a CDS encoding amino acid transporter — protein MSDKKPINDAMEHLSNIEGYPANVDIKGLPKPLRYFGFFMVDFFSLSILFIIIAKLLT, from the coding sequence ATGTCAGACAAAAAACCCATCAATGATGCAATGGAGCACCTTAGTAATATCGAAGGATACCCAGCCAATGTAGATATAAAAGGTTTACCGAAACCATTAAGATATTTTGGATTTTTCATGGTCGACTTCTTTTCACTATCTATACTCTTTATCATTATAGCTAAACTTTTGACATAA
- the istB gene encoding IS21-like element IS643 family helper ATPase IstB, producing the protein MNKTVHELQDQFRQLRLSETAEELPQLLREAEKASWTYLEFLESLTRYELAKREAKSLDKRMKWARFPFVKSLDEFELEGQNVLTARQLKQLRELSWLEQQYNLILLGPPGIGKTYIAIGLGLEAVYRGFNVYFATMGELVQLLKTEEYLNKSKVQLKRIRNADLMIIDDLMYMAMDQREANLFFHLINHLYERSSIILTSNKSPDEWGNLIGDQGITTAILDRLLHRVEVVHGGEDEESHRMKNRKSIFSAEV; encoded by the coding sequence ATGAACAAGACGGTGCATGAATTACAAGATCAATTTCGTCAGTTACGCTTATCTGAGACTGCGGAGGAGCTGCCACAGCTTCTTCGCGAAGCTGAGAAAGCATCTTGGACTTACTTAGAATTCTTAGAATCTCTTACGCGTTATGAATTAGCAAAACGTGAAGCAAAAAGCCTTGATAAAAGAATGAAATGGGCACGCTTCCCTTTCGTGAAGTCATTAGATGAGTTTGAACTGGAAGGTCAAAACGTTCTGACAGCACGACAGCTAAAACAACTCAGAGAGTTAAGCTGGCTGGAACAACAATACAACTTAATTCTACTAGGGCCACCTGGCATTGGAAAAACGTACATCGCAATCGGACTAGGACTCGAAGCCGTTTACAGAGGATTCAATGTTTACTTCGCTACAATGGGTGAGCTTGTACAGCTATTAAAGACAGAAGAATACTTGAATAAATCTAAAGTCCAACTCAAACGGATTAGAAATGCCGATCTTATGATTATCGATGATTTGATGTACATGGCGATGGATCAGAGAGAAGCAAACTTATTCTTTCATTTAATTAATCATTTATACGAACGAAGTTCGATCATCCTTACCTCAAATAAAAGTCCAGATGAATGGGGTAATTTAATTGGAGATCAAGGCATTACGACAGCTATTTTGGACCGTTTGCTTCATCGTGTTGAAGTCGTACATGGTGGCGAGGATGAGGAAAGTCATCGGATGAAAAACCGAAAAAGCATTTTTTCAGCAGAAGTGTAA
- a CDS encoding class I SAM-dependent methyltransferase yields MDTESLYNSEYERPSMLKQLPKNLSNKVILDAGCAAGWYTQQLVNRGANVVAADVNPEMVRSTMRRVGDKSTVHCLDLEANLPFGDHTFDYIISSLTLHYIKDWSLTFREFQGS; encoded by the coding sequence GTGGACACAGAAAGCTTATATAATAGCGAATATGAAAGACCTTCAATGTTAAAACAATTACCAAAAAATCTAAGTAATAAGGTTATTCTTGATGCTGGTTGTGCCGCTGGCTGGTATACTCAGCAATTAGTCAACAGAGGAGCCAATGTGGTTGCTGCTGATGTTAACCCTGAGATGGTTCGTTCAACAATGAGGCGTGTTGGAGATAAATCCACTGTTCATTGTTTGGATTTGGAAGCAAACTTGCCCTTTGGAGATCATACATTTGATTACATTATTAGTTCTTTAACTCTTCATTATATAAAGGATTGGAGTCTTACTTTTAGGGAATTTCAAGGATCTTAA
- a CDS encoding zinc dependent phospholipase C family protein, with protein sequence MGSRIMHSIIGEKIAQSLSIEDKASFLLGSIAPDAVFSNDEKNLSHFFIGDVKDYSRCVDYKGFLHRYGSHIEHPYILGYFAHLIADDIWLRGFYLSWLKNRMDADEDLYKLYHNDFRLLNGKLLEHYGLTDELRDSFSHIPAIIDLDEVTTKEVEEFVPYVLGDMEYDEEILDEALNVFTFNQMVGYIETSVDQGKLNIEQILTNKKIFL encoded by the coding sequence TTGGGTTCAAGAATCATGCATTCGATTATTGGAGAAAAAATTGCACAGTCATTATCAATTGAAGACAAGGCATCGTTTTTACTTGGAAGCATTGCTCCTGATGCTGTTTTTTCAAATGATGAGAAGAACTTATCACACTTCTTTATAGGGGATGTAAAAGATTATTCAAGATGTGTTGATTATAAAGGATTTTTACATAGATATGGTTCGCATATAGAACATCCATATATACTGGGATACTTTGCTCATTTAATTGCTGATGATATTTGGTTAAGAGGATTTTATCTTTCTTGGTTGAAGAACAGAATGGATGCCGATGAAGACCTATATAAGTTATATCATAATGATTTCCGTTTGCTAAATGGAAAGTTATTAGAACACTATGGCTTAACAGATGAATTGAGGGATTCATTTAGTCATATTCCTGCAATCATCGATTTGGATGAGGTCACTACCAAAGAGGTTGAAGAATTTGTTCCATATGTGTTAGGAGATATGGAATACGATGAGGAAATCCTTGATGAAGCGCTTAATGTTTTTACCTTTAATCAGATGGTGGGCTATATTGAGACATCCGTTGATCAGGGGAAGCTGAATATTGAACAGATTCTAACAAACAAAAAGATTTTTTTATAA
- a CDS encoding S66 peptidase family protein: MIKYPSLKEEATIGVTAPSSGVQIELHDLLKTAISRMESNGYHVISGSTAWTQDKVRSAPAKIRAKEFNEMMVNESIDLIIPPWGGELLIEVLEYIDFDNIQPKWVLGYSDISLLLLAITLKTGTATAHGTNLVDLRGEFSDDTTAMWQRVLSTKKGESILQHSSDTYQKEWQFDKPTPYVFNLTEKTSWKSISYNQVKIEGRLLGGCIDIIGHLVGTPFGNVSDFRKLHIQDDSIIWYFENCELGPTELRRTLVQMKLAGWFDQCSGIMFGRSSAQEIVSGYTVEDVYRELNDELKIPIIYDIDCGHLPPQITLINGAYAQVEVDNGKGKVLQWFR; the protein is encoded by the coding sequence ATGATAAAATATCCGTCTTTGAAAGAAGAAGCTACTATAGGGGTTACTGCACCGTCATCTGGAGTTCAAATAGAATTGCACGACCTGCTGAAAACGGCAATTAGTCGTATGGAATCGAATGGTTATCATGTCATTAGCGGCAGCACTGCCTGGACACAAGATAAAGTTAGGTCAGCACCTGCCAAGATAAGAGCTAAAGAGTTTAATGAAATGATGGTTAATGAATCTATAGATTTAATAATCCCACCGTGGGGCGGAGAACTGCTTATTGAGGTTCTCGAATATATTGATTTTGACAATATACAGCCTAAGTGGGTACTAGGCTATTCAGATATAAGTCTATTACTGTTGGCTATCACTTTGAAAACAGGTACAGCTACTGCCCATGGAACAAACCTAGTAGATTTAAGAGGAGAGTTTTCAGATGATACAACAGCAATGTGGCAGCGCGTATTATCGACGAAAAAGGGTGAATCCATCCTGCAGCATTCTTCAGATACATATCAAAAAGAATGGCAATTTGATAAGCCTACTCCGTATGTCTTTAATCTAACAGAAAAAACTTCCTGGAAATCAATATCATATAATCAAGTAAAAATAGAGGGGCGTTTGCTGGGCGGATGCATTGATATTATTGGGCATTTAGTGGGCACGCCATTTGGGAATGTATCTGACTTTAGAAAACTTCATATCCAGGATGATTCAATCATATGGTACTTTGAGAATTGCGAGTTAGGTCCTACTGAGTTACGTCGCACCCTTGTTCAAATGAAATTGGCTGGCTGGTTTGATCAATGCTCGGGTATCATGTTCGGTAGAAGTTCAGCGCAAGAGATTGTGAGCGGTTATACAGTTGAAGATGTTTATAGGGAGCTTAACGACGAACTAAAAATCCCAATAATCTATGATATTGATTGTGGCCATCTTCCTCCGCAAATAACCTTAATTAATGGGGCATATGCTCAAGTAGAGGTTGATAATGGAAAAGGGAAAGTTTTGCAATGGTTTAGGTAA
- a CDS encoding phosphotransferase family protein — protein sequence MNKFIENINRVYPDLIIKEYYVNEIGQNNDLIVVNESLVFRFPKYNQGILQLRRETDILKYIEDKVSLQTPVPVYKSFAELEPGKVFTGYQLIEGKPLWRKSLLEIKNDNQVRGLASQLASFLTALHSISGETASRELQLELIHPRKEMIDLYEKIEKRLFPFMRKESQEEVTESFKNFLTGESQSNLDLSLIHGDFGASNILWKQETSEISGIIDFGGSGVGDPAYDFAGILSSYGEEFFNRCIDQYPNGYEIAKRVQFYRSTFALQEALHGIENDDLLAFEAGIKNYR from the coding sequence ATGAATAAATTTATAGAAAATATTAACCGTGTTTATCCTGACCTGATCATTAAGGAATATTATGTTAATGAGATTGGCCAGAATAATGACTTGATTGTTGTTAACGAATCTCTGGTCTTCAGATTTCCTAAATATAATCAAGGGATACTGCAATTAAGAAGGGAAACCGATATTTTAAAATACATAGAAGATAAAGTTTCTCTTCAGACCCCAGTCCCTGTTTATAAGTCTTTTGCCGAATTAGAACCGGGAAAGGTTTTTACTGGTTATCAATTAATTGAAGGCAAACCCTTGTGGAGGAAGAGTTTATTAGAAATCAAGAATGATAATCAGGTAAGAGGGCTGGCGTCACAACTAGCTTCTTTTCTTACAGCTCTTCATTCTATTTCTGGAGAAACAGCAAGCCGTGAGTTACAGTTGGAGCTTATTCATCCGCGGAAGGAAATGATTGATCTTTATGAAAAAATTGAAAAAAGACTATTTCCTTTTATGAGAAAAGAATCCCAGGAGGAAGTAACAGAATCCTTCAAGAATTTTCTAACAGGGGAGTCACAATCAAATTTAGATCTTTCACTGATCCATGGGGATTTTGGTGCATCCAACATCTTGTGGAAACAAGAAACAAGTGAAATTTCTGGGATCATCGATTTTGGCGGCTCTGGTGTTGGAGACCCGGCGTATGACTTTGCAGGAATACTTTCCAGTTATGGCGAAGAGTTTTTTAATAGGTGTATTGATCAATATCCGAACGGTTATGAAATAGCTAAACGCGTTCAGTTTTACAGAAGTACCTTCGCGCTGCAAGAGGCACTGCATGGTATAGAAAATGATGATCTACTGGCTTTTGAAGCCGGTATCAAGAATTATAGATAA
- a CDS encoding M28 family metallopeptidase: MDAERAIEHVRYLSEEIGPRPGGLQAEKESAEYIANVLKSYGYEVEFQYFPVADQYIADVAFADGTSWQMAAAPKGKVSKEAVIGEVLFVEGGTNQADFPADTAGKIVVMPRASSLAGYRAQVDNAVQAGAAGVILQSLVGSRGNYGQTFNPNLSTSVDIPVFGAAYIQGEWLKKQLAEGPVEISLSSEQFSDLESVNVIATKAPKEKNKNTKEVILGAHHDSVVGAPGANDNASGVGLMLELARVYKGYNTDKELKFIAFGSEERGLLGARYYVDQLTQEQRDNIEAVFVPDMVATNYGPAKNLYAMTPNGSNNIVTDSTVAAGARLGNSDILPGKFGSSDHVPFHNAGIPAALFIWMGIDSWDPLVYHIEKVYHTPQDTIEDNISSEKMKSALDIIGAGLFDVVRKDVPGLNN; the protein is encoded by the coding sequence GTGGATGCTGAGCGGGCTATTGAGCATGTCAGGTACCTATCGGAGGAAATCGGTCCTCGTCCTGGCGGTCTGCAGGCTGAAAAAGAGTCCGCTGAGTACATTGCCAATGTCTTGAAAAGCTATGGTTACGAGGTAGAGTTTCAATACTTCCCTGTAGCAGACCAGTACATAGCGGATGTCGCCTTTGCAGACGGTACGTCATGGCAGATGGCTGCTGCTCCAAAAGGAAAAGTTAGCAAAGAAGCTGTCATTGGAGAGGTTCTATTTGTGGAAGGCGGGACGAATCAAGCTGACTTTCCGGCAGATACGGCCGGAAAGATTGTAGTCATGCCTAGAGCATCTAGCTTAGCGGGTTACCGTGCACAAGTTGACAATGCAGTACAAGCAGGCGCTGCTGGGGTAATTTTGCAAAGTTTGGTTGGAAGCCGTGGAAACTACGGACAGACTTTTAACCCTAACCTAAGTACTTCGGTCGATATCCCGGTTTTTGGAGCGGCATACATTCAGGGGGAATGGCTAAAAAAACAGCTGGCAGAAGGTCCGGTGGAAATCAGCCTGTCATCTGAGCAGTTCTCCGATCTGGAATCTGTAAATGTCATCGCCACAAAGGCTCCTAAAGAGAAAAACAAAAATACGAAAGAAGTGATTTTGGGCGCGCATCATGACAGCGTCGTCGGTGCTCCTGGTGCAAATGACAACGCATCAGGTGTAGGCTTAATGCTAGAACTTGCCCGCGTTTATAAGGGATACAATACAGATAAAGAACTAAAGTTCATTGCCTTCGGTTCTGAGGAACGCGGACTGCTCGGCGCAAGATACTATGTCGACCAATTGACCCAGGAACAGCGTGACAATATCGAAGCAGTCTTCGTACCTGACATGGTTGCCACAAACTATGGACCAGCAAAGAATCTGTATGCCATGACACCGAATGGTTCCAACAACATTGTCACAGATTCAACTGTCGCAGCCGGAGCACGACTTGGAAACTCTGATATCCTGCCAGGCAAATTTGGGTCAAGTGACCATGTCCCGTTCCATAATGCCGGCATTCCAGCTGCATTGTTCATCTGGATGGGAATTGACAGCTGGGACCCGCTTGTCTACCATATCGAGAAAGTCTACCATACACCACAGGATACAATCGAAGACAACATCTCATCTGAAAAGATGAAATCCGCACTCGACATCATCGGTGCCGGTTTATTCGATGTAGTCAGGAAAGATGTCCCAGGGTTGAATAATTAA
- a CDS encoding manganese catalase family protein, with product MAFLHRKQLVFEAKPERPDPLFAKKLQELIGGQYGEMTIFMQYLFQGWNTRGRHEKYKDLIMDTGTEEIGHVELLATMVARLLDNAPVKDQEEAAKDPVIEAVLGGMNPQHAIVSGLGAMPSDSVGNRWSADYIIASGNLMADFRANLNAESQGRLQAVRLYEMTDDPGVKEMLSYLIARDTQHQNQWIAALQELEIEEGGLIVPTTADEKWEAEGFAHQLFNYSEGEASKEGRWASGLGPDGKEFEYVDHPKIVGGPLELKPAPPHMHNTPPKK from the coding sequence ATGGCATTTCTACACAGAAAACAGTTAGTGTTTGAAGCAAAACCAGAAAGACCAGATCCGCTTTTTGCAAAGAAACTACAGGAATTGATTGGTGGCCAATATGGAGAAATGACGATTTTTATGCAATACCTTTTCCAGGGCTGGAATACAAGGGGACGACATGAAAAGTATAAGGATTTAATTATGGATACAGGAACAGAGGAAATTGGACACGTGGAACTGCTTGCAACAATGGTGGCAAGATTGTTGGATAACGCGCCGGTAAAAGACCAGGAAGAGGCAGCGAAGGATCCAGTCATTGAAGCCGTTTTAGGTGGAATGAACCCGCAGCATGCAATTGTTTCTGGTTTAGGTGCGATGCCTTCAGACAGTGTTGGAAATCGCTGGTCAGCAGATTACATTATTGCAAGCGGTAACTTAATGGCCGATTTTCGTGCCAATCTCAATGCGGAATCACAGGGCCGTTTGCAGGCAGTCCGCCTTTACGAAATGACTGATGACCCTGGTGTAAAAGAGATGCTATCTTATCTGATTGCGCGGGATACTCAGCATCAAAACCAGTGGATAGCGGCGCTACAGGAACTGGAGATTGAAGAGGGTGGCCTGATTGTTCCTACAACAGCCGATGAGAAATGGGAAGCTGAAGGATTTGCCCATCAATTGTTCAACTACTCTGAAGGAGAAGCAAGCAAGGAAGGGCGCTGGGCTTCCGGTTTAGGACCAGATGGAAAAGAATTTGAATATGTCGACCATCCAAAGATTGTCGGCGGCCCGCTCGAATTAAAACCAGCACCGCCACACATGCATAATACACCACCAAAAAAATAG
- a CDS encoding DMT family transporter: MVQRLANAPYFLLAVAALFWGGNAVAGKFLSDSLPPVTISFTRLGIGVLIMSPVIIRLFKHEMAAFREHFKLLLFLAVTGVMGFNLLIYWAVNYTTAINASLLNSTSPLFIFLLSALLISEKMELKYWISLVISMLGVLVVITNGSIERMLALQFNIGDLIMVLAVILWALYSIKIKKISGKLPSLTIFGFSLAISFMLMIPAVAIELSMVPVGAVGLPEWTALFYIGIFPSICSFLLWNRGVALIGPSKASISLNLIPVFGTIFAFFVLGEVISVPQIMGGCLVFVGVFITSFLKKKPVQLAEEA; this comes from the coding sequence GTGGTCCAGAGACTTGCCAATGCACCGTATTTTCTGTTGGCAGTAGCGGCATTGTTTTGGGGCGGCAATGCGGTCGCCGGGAAGTTCCTTTCTGATTCACTTCCGCCGGTGACGATTTCGTTCACTCGTCTGGGGATTGGCGTGCTCATCATGTCCCCGGTGATCATCAGGCTGTTCAAACACGAAATGGCTGCCTTCCGCGAGCACTTCAAGCTGCTTTTGTTTCTGGCGGTGACCGGAGTGATGGGCTTCAATTTGCTCATCTATTGGGCAGTAAATTATACGACGGCCATCAACGCGTCCTTGCTGAACAGCACGAGTCCATTGTTTATTTTCCTGCTGTCGGCGCTTTTGATTAGTGAAAAAATGGAGCTGAAGTATTGGATTTCGCTGGTGATTTCTATGCTTGGTGTCCTAGTTGTCATCACAAATGGTTCGATTGAAAGAATGCTTGCCCTGCAGTTTAATATTGGGGATCTGATTATGGTGCTCGCGGTCATCTTGTGGGCGTTGTATTCCATTAAAATTAAAAAGATCTCAGGAAAGCTTCCTTCTCTGACGATATTCGGTTTTTCCCTGGCAATTAGCTTTATGTTGATGATTCCGGCGGTGGCAATCGAACTGTCAATGGTTCCAGTTGGTGCGGTTGGTCTTCCTGAGTGGACTGCGTTATTTTACATAGGGATTTTTCCATCGATATGTTCTTTTTTATTATGGAATCGTGGGGTGGCATTGATTGGGCCATCCAAGGCCTCAATCTCATTGAATCTGATTCCAGTGTTTGGGACCATTTTCGCCTTCTTTGTTCTGGGAGAAGTGATTTCCGTGCCGCAGATCATGGGAGGGTGCCTAGTTTTTGTCGGAGTTTTCATCACTTCTTTTTTGAAAAAGAAACCAGTACAATTGGCTGAGGAAGCATAG